A stretch of Syntrophorhabdales bacterium DNA encodes these proteins:
- a CDS encoding cytochrome c family protein — MKQRRMIIWSILPGLLLLAGTAFAASKVFDVDRDLYPYYPSLFTWNKSTANFTAPEECAGCHARQYEEWSGSMHALSFQDPVYQGELNRAVKAVGKDVTRQCEGCHSPAGMVTGEIKKPGLSGLSPLALAGVSCDICHSVSGVTHWLTPSHEPENGSLILTPGVDTASGPKLVKRGPAKPSADCGGGFHECAESSLHLRADLCAGCHQVYHYEDHFPLEATYLEWKHGAYAQKEILCQDCHMVDLAAFMRAADEFRKPDRKEYRHYFNGANYLLYYLASGAAKKAGDEKKAALLKEKYEMAVKRLQAAADLEVSPVYQNGKLTEVKVRVKNLRAGHNLPTSLTNVRQMWLEITAKDEKGKVIATSGTIDAKGHLVENTRVLNSDGMGKDFHFAVDPWVVTSFSRHDTIPPKGYKDVFYAIGVPRGSKKITLDAKLRYRQADQGIAEALLASVPEDINLKEVYGLTAVPALPVVDMVVKQTSFSYIK; from the coding sequence ATGAAACAGAGGAGAATGATTATCTGGTCTATCCTTCCGGGTTTGCTGCTGTTGGCCGGGACTGCTTTTGCCGCATCCAAAGTGTTTGATGTGGACAGGGACCTCTACCCTTACTATCCGTCTCTGTTTACGTGGAATAAATCGACAGCCAACTTCACTGCACCGGAAGAATGTGCCGGCTGCCATGCCAGGCAGTACGAAGAGTGGAGCGGATCGATGCATGCGCTGTCTTTTCAGGATCCTGTCTACCAGGGAGAGTTGAACCGGGCCGTCAAGGCTGTGGGGAAGGATGTTACCCGTCAGTGCGAAGGCTGCCACTCCCCGGCCGGGATGGTCACCGGGGAGATTAAAAAGCCGGGCCTCTCAGGCCTCAGTCCCTTGGCCCTAGCTGGTGTCTCCTGTGACATCTGCCACTCTGTGAGCGGTGTCACGCATTGGCTGACGCCTTCGCACGAGCCCGAAAACGGATCGCTGATTCTGACGCCGGGTGTTGACACCGCCAGCGGGCCGAAACTCGTCAAGCGCGGTCCGGCCAAACCTTCGGCTGACTGCGGTGGGGGTTTCCACGAATGTGCTGAAAGCTCATTGCATCTGCGTGCAGATCTCTGCGCCGGATGCCACCAGGTCTACCACTATGAGGACCACTTCCCCCTGGAGGCAACCTATCTGGAATGGAAGCACGGCGCGTACGCTCAGAAAGAGATTCTTTGCCAGGATTGCCACATGGTAGATCTGGCGGCTTTTATGCGCGCTGCGGATGAGTTCCGTAAGCCTGACCGCAAGGAATACCGTCACTACTTCAATGGTGCCAACTATCTCCTCTACTACCTGGCATCAGGGGCGGCAAAAAAAGCCGGGGACGAAAAGAAGGCGGCCCTGCTCAAGGAAAAGTACGAGATGGCGGTGAAGCGTCTTCAGGCCGCGGCTGACCTGGAAGTTTCTCCCGTCTATCAGAATGGAAAGTTGACAGAGGTCAAAGTCCGGGTTAAGAACCTTCGCGCTGGCCATAACCTCCCTACGTCTCTCACCAATGTCCGCCAGATGTGGCTGGAAATAACTGCCAAAGATGAAAAAGGCAAAGTCATTGCAACCAGCGGAACCATTGACGCAAAAGGGCATCTGGTGGAAAATACCCGCGTACTAAACTCCGACGGGATGGGGAAGGATTTCCACTTCGCCGTTGACCCGTGGGTTGTGACTTCATTCTCCCGGCACGACACCATCCCCCCGAAAGGCTACAAAGATGTGTTCTACGCCATAGGCGTTCCGCGGGGGAGCAAGAAAATCACCCTTGATGCGAAGCTTCGCTACCGCCAGGCGGACCAGGGCATTGCAGAGGCGCTGCTCGCGTCCGTACCCGAGGATATCAATCTCAAGGAGGTGTACGGTCTCACCGC
- a CDS encoding Rrf2 family transcriptional regulator — protein MYITRKADYAVRCVLLLSREEGRVVNVKEVSKSMAIPVSFLSKILQALSRKGIVRSTQGISGGYELARKPDQINLLEVIEAVQGVSAANECAVDKRRCSLSSTCVVHPVWVDLKRQVEKRLKSETFAKLARKRRDSTPKRGGRLK, from the coding sequence ATGTACATCACGCGAAAGGCGGATTATGCCGTGAGATGCGTCCTCCTGCTGTCGAGGGAGGAGGGACGTGTTGTCAACGTAAAGGAAGTTTCGAAATCCATGGCCATACCGGTGAGCTTCCTTTCGAAAATTCTGCAGGCTCTTTCGAGGAAGGGAATTGTGAGATCGACGCAGGGGATCAGCGGGGGGTATGAGCTCGCCAGGAAGCCGGACCAGATTAACCTTCTCGAGGTGATAGAAGCCGTGCAGGGGGTTTCGGCGGCGAACGAATGCGCCGTCGATAAGCGGAGATGCAGCCTGAGCAGCACGTGCGTCGTTCACCCGGTCTGGGTAGACCTGAAGAGGCAGGTAGAGAAGAGATTAAAGAGCGAGACGTTTGCCAAACTGGCAAGAAAGCGACGCGATTCGACCCCTAAGAGGGGCGGTCGCCTCAAGTGA
- a CDS encoding ferritin family protein, which translates to MELTNVNKLGVAKGTAVEEAVMANFRGETQEVGLYLAMARQAQREGYAEIAEGLKRIAWEEAEHAARYAELNGLISGNTKENLEKMLNGEMGANKGKHESAIKAREVKVDEAQDLFNESSRDEARHAMMLKGFLGRFFK; encoded by the coding sequence ATGGAGCTGACAAATGTGAACAAGCTTGGCGTGGCTAAAGGGACGGCCGTTGAAGAGGCTGTTATGGCAAATTTTCGTGGGGAGACCCAGGAAGTAGGTCTGTATCTCGCGATGGCGCGGCAGGCCCAGCGCGAAGGTTATGCGGAGATCGCGGAGGGTCTCAAGAGGATTGCCTGGGAGGAGGCTGAACATGCGGCACGGTATGCGGAGCTGAACGGCCTCATATCGGGGAATACAAAAGAGAATCTGGAGAAGATGCTCAACGGAGAGATGGGGGCGAACAAGGGAAAGCACGAATCGGCCATCAAGGCGCGAGAGGTAAAGGTTGATGAAGCGCAGGACCTTTTCAATGAATCATCCAGGGATGAAGCGCGCCACGCAATGATGTTAAAGGGCTTCCTTGGGAGATTCTTCAAGTAA